Proteins from a genomic interval of Kineococcus rhizosphaerae:
- a CDS encoding pyruvate, water dikinase regulatory protein, translated as MPGGTATVTAGSSVVPVFFLSDSTGISAETMGDALLLQFPGLHFERTLIPFTATEADARAAVAVLDEAVRGPVRPLAFTTTALAPICEILHTSACPLIDFFDLHLSRVEQLLGTSGVRRPLRLHGVGDVRRYNARTQAVEYAIEHDDGGSLRALDKADVVLLAPSRCGKTPTTMHLALQHGVLVANYPLLTEDLETTDLPRPVRDLGSRCFGITTTPLRLSQVRAERRPGSRYSTREQCSWELSRAGRLYAAHGLPVLDSSTTSVEEMSTVVLQHLARRPS; from the coding sequence ATGCCGGGAGGAACCGCGACCGTCACCGCCGGGTCCTCGGTCGTGCCGGTGTTCTTCCTGTCCGACTCGACCGGGATCAGCGCCGAGACGATGGGCGACGCACTGCTCCTGCAGTTCCCCGGCCTGCACTTCGAGCGCACGCTCATCCCGTTCACCGCCACCGAGGCCGACGCGCGCGCCGCGGTCGCCGTCCTCGACGAGGCGGTGCGCGGGCCCGTGCGGCCGCTGGCGTTCACGACGACCGCGCTCGCCCCGATCTGCGAGATCCTGCACACGAGCGCGTGCCCGCTCATCGACTTCTTCGACCTGCACCTGAGCCGGGTCGAGCAGCTCCTGGGGACCAGCGGCGTGCGCCGGCCGCTGCGGTTGCACGGGGTCGGCGACGTCCGCCGCTACAACGCCCGCACGCAGGCCGTCGAGTACGCGATCGAGCACGACGACGGCGGCAGCCTGCGGGCCCTGGACAAGGCCGACGTCGTGCTGCTGGCACCGTCGCGCTGCGGCAAGACGCCCACGACGATGCACCTCGCCCTGCAGCACGGGGTGCTCGTCGCGAACTACCCCCTGCTGACCGAGGACCTCGAGACCACCGACCTGCCCCGCCCGGTGCGGGACCTGGGGTCGCGCTGCTTCGGCATCACGACGACCCCGCTGCGGCTCAGCCAGGTCCGAGCCGAACGTCGCCCCGGCTCCCGCTACAGCACCCGGGAGCAGTGCTCGTGGGAACTGTCCCGCGCGGGCCGGTTGTACGCCGCCCACGGGTTGCCCGTCCTCGACTCCTCCACGACGTCGGTGGAGGAGATGTCCACCGTCGTCCTGCAGCACCTCGCCCGCCGTCCTTCCTGA
- a CDS encoding glycosyltransferase family 2 protein — translation MPVRTTSSAGDRSPGRVSTAVALGCLAVTAYTHVGYPVLVRLAARYRGQAAADDGTDAVLPTLTVVVPAHDEEEFIGRKIEDTLAQGYPAHLLEVLVVDDGSQDGTADVVRAAVAAGAPVRLVQQAVRGGKSSALNRGVREAGGEVVVFTDANGSLVPGSLRAIVAPFLDPRVAVVSGAKKPVGAGAHGEGESTYQRLESGLKTAESAFGAVVGADGGIFAVRRSTYKPIPPGVYADDYWIPLAALEQGHRVAHVSRACAVEAVSLTKRDDFERRTRISAGIWQGTVAKARLADPRRGWVALAFVSHRVLRTAVVPPLLVVAFGASARAARRSVPMRVLWGAQVLGWSAAGVGAVTNSRSLALPYQFALVNVAAVRGGLRQLLGRQSGLWKQTSRGAWSAPGAVDQPQASTEHVVIDLTAAEQASARTGLAQEETVDAPVR, via the coding sequence ATGCCCGTCCGAACGACGTCCAGCGCTGGCGACCGGTCCCCGGGCCGGGTCAGCACCGCCGTGGCCCTGGGGTGCCTGGCCGTGACGGCCTACACGCACGTGGGGTACCCGGTCCTCGTGCGCCTCGCGGCCCGGTACCGGGGGCAGGCGGCGGCGGACGACGGGACGGACGCCGTGCTGCCCACCCTGACCGTGGTCGTGCCCGCCCACGACGAGGAGGAGTTCATCGGTCGCAAGATCGAGGACACCCTGGCCCAGGGGTACCCCGCCCACCTCCTCGAGGTCCTCGTCGTCGACGACGGCTCGCAGGACGGCACGGCGGACGTCGTGCGTGCCGCCGTCGCCGCGGGCGCGCCGGTCCGCCTGGTGCAGCAGGCCGTGCGCGGCGGCAAGAGCTCGGCCCTCAACCGCGGCGTGCGCGAGGCCGGCGGTGAGGTCGTCGTCTTCACCGACGCCAACGGCTCGCTGGTCCCCGGCTCCCTGCGAGCGATCGTGGCGCCCTTCCTCGACCCCCGGGTGGCGGTCGTGTCGGGGGCCAAGAAGCCCGTCGGCGCCGGTGCCCACGGTGAGGGCGAGTCGACCTACCAGCGCCTCGAGAGCGGCCTGAAGACCGCGGAGAGCGCCTTCGGCGCCGTGGTCGGCGCGGACGGCGGCATCTTCGCCGTCCGCCGCAGCACCTACAAGCCGATCCCGCCCGGGGTCTACGCCGACGACTACTGGATCCCGCTGGCCGCCCTGGAGCAGGGCCACCGCGTCGCCCACGTCTCCCGGGCCTGCGCCGTCGAGGCGGTCTCCCTGACCAAGAGGGACGACTTCGAGCGCCGCACCCGGATCTCGGCCGGCATCTGGCAGGGCACCGTCGCCAAGGCGCGGCTGGCCGACCCCCGCCGGGGCTGGGTCGCCCTGGCCTTCGTGTCCCACCGCGTCCTGCGCACCGCGGTGGTCCCCCCGCTGCTCGTCGTGGCCTTCGGGGCCTCCGCCCGCGCCGCCCGGCGCAGCGTCCCGATGCGCGTCCTGTGGGGCGCGCAGGTCCTGGGCTGGTCGGCGGCCGGTGTCGGTGCGGTGACCAACTCCCGGTCGCTGGCCCTGCCGTACCAGTTCGCGCTGGTGAACGTCGCCGCGGTGCGCGGTGGCCTGCGCCAGCTCCTGGGCCGCCAGAGCGGGCTGTGGAAGCAGACGAGCCGCGGTGCGTGGTCCGCCCCCGGGGCCGTGGACCAGCCGCAGGCCTCCACCGAGCACGTGGTCATCGACCTCACGGCCGCCGAGCAGGCGTCCGCCCGCACCGGCCTCGCGCAGGAGGAGACGGTGGACGCGCCGGTCCGCTGA
- a CDS encoding glycosyl hydrolase: protein MLGSAVTLAVTGDGSPEASVRPSSERSGLPWPSGGSDDAGIAEFERWRGRRADVRVMWNSTSTWAEAEPAQGLREAREQGEPRLISYAVPLVTEESGQDLRACAAGANDRRFRVMARNVVDNGFGSAIVRIGWEGSASWYPWGVTNPVNGGVQEAQRAFREGFRRCAAAFREVAPDVRIELNYGSARGRTNVADVYPGDEYVDVVGNDVYLSPDVRSAQDWQRACRAGTAERPVGLQRYAEFARAHGKLFAVAEWGLDTTEAPDADAVAYVEGMARLFRDHRDVLAYEGYYNRTNDAAAPCRFRLDEGCNPAAAAAYLRLFGAAATAA from the coding sequence GTGCTGGGCAGTGCCGTGACGCTGGCCGTCACCGGGGACGGATCCCCGGAGGCGTCCGTCCGGCCGTCCTCGGAGCGCTCGGGACTGCCGTGGCCGAGCGGCGGGTCGGACGACGCGGGGATCGCCGAGTTCGAGCGCTGGCGCGGCCGGCGGGCGGACGTGCGGGTCATGTGGAACAGCACGAGCACCTGGGCCGAGGCCGAGCCCGCGCAGGGTCTGCGGGAGGCGCGGGAGCAGGGCGAGCCGCGGCTGATCAGCTACGCCGTCCCCCTCGTCACCGAGGAGTCCGGGCAGGACCTGCGGGCCTGCGCCGCCGGGGCCAACGACCGGCGCTTCCGCGTCATGGCGCGCAACGTCGTCGACAACGGTTTCGGCTCGGCGATCGTGCGGATCGGGTGGGAGGGTTCGGCGAGCTGGTACCCGTGGGGGGTCACCAACCCCGTGAACGGCGGGGTGCAGGAGGCGCAGCGCGCGTTCCGGGAGGGTTTCCGCCGCTGCGCCGCCGCGTTCCGCGAGGTCGCCCCGGACGTGCGCATCGAGCTGAACTACGGCTCGGCCCGCGGCCGGACCAACGTCGCCGACGTCTACCCGGGGGACGAGTACGTGGACGTCGTCGGCAACGACGTGTACCTGTCCCCGGACGTCCGCAGCGCCCAGGACTGGCAGCGGGCCTGCCGCGCCGGGACCGCCGAACGGCCGGTGGGTCTGCAGCGGTACGCGGAGTTCGCGCGCGCGCACGGCAAGCTCTTCGCCGTGGCGGAGTGGGGGCTGGACACCACCGAGGCCCCGGACGCCGACGCGGTGGCCTACGTCGAGGGCATGGCGCGCCTGTTCCGCGACCACCGCGACGTCCTGGCCTACGAGGGGTACTACAACCGCACGAACGACGCGGCGGCACCGTGCAGGTTCCGTCTCGACGAGGGCTGCAACCCCGCGGCGGCGGCCGCCTACCTGCGCCTGTTCGGCGCCGCGGCCACCGCCGCGTGA
- a CDS encoding lipopolysaccharide biosynthesis protein, producing MTAPSDPSAPEAGPASPEAPATGRAHGVGARAMRGALWSVLEKWGSRLTQLLVFVLLGRLLDPTVFGVIALASVVLDLVRILVDQGFSQAIVVEKEPDRAFLSTAFWVGLATSAALTAAMFFTAPLVADFYDEPQLVGVLRWLSLGFVLQAASSVPTALLSREFRFRELAQRRLVSVFLGGLAGVVLAACGAGVWSLVTQTLVTTGSAVAILYAATRFRPSLTFARGHWRRLVRFSGGVLGVDLMTWLVNNVDKLIVGAVLGTKALGYYYIAWRILMLVTEVMTGVMSAVALPVFSRMSDDRELTVRALFRATKLSVSLAAPIFIAVLVLAPDLVPVVFGSQWRDAVPLTQVLSVVGLVYSVTFFDRSVLYAAGRPGLELIVSAATAAGTAAAAFVGSQWSLMLVCVLLAVRSYGLWPLRLTFLHKVTGLSVARYLLQWVRPVLATAPAAGAGLAVRALLDDTYPVLRLVLAGTAMGAVFLLALLVIDRRFVRETASMLRSAGRRRGGGGAPAPVTAPAGAEG from the coding sequence GTGACGGCCCCGTCGGACCCCTCGGCCCCGGAGGCGGGCCCGGCGTCGCCCGAGGCCCCCGCGACCGGGCGGGCGCACGGCGTGGGCGCGCGCGCGATGCGCGGCGCGCTGTGGTCGGTGCTGGAGAAGTGGGGTTCGCGCCTCACCCAGCTGCTCGTCTTCGTGCTGCTGGGCCGGCTGCTGGACCCGACCGTCTTCGGGGTGATCGCGCTCGCGTCCGTGGTGCTGGACCTGGTGCGCATCCTCGTCGACCAGGGTTTCAGCCAGGCCATCGTCGTGGAGAAGGAGCCCGACCGGGCCTTCCTGAGCACCGCCTTCTGGGTGGGTCTGGCCACCTCGGCGGCCCTGACCGCGGCGATGTTCTTCACCGCCCCGCTCGTGGCGGACTTCTACGACGAGCCGCAGCTGGTGGGCGTCCTGCGCTGGCTCTCCCTGGGCTTCGTGCTGCAGGCCGCCTCCAGCGTGCCGACGGCCCTGCTGTCCCGGGAGTTCAGGTTCCGCGAGCTCGCCCAGCGCCGTCTGGTGTCCGTCTTCCTGGGGGGCCTGGCCGGGGTGGTGCTCGCCGCCTGCGGGGCGGGCGTGTGGAGCCTGGTCACCCAGACCCTGGTCACCACGGGCAGCGCCGTCGCCATCCTCTACGCGGCGACGCGGTTCCGCCCCAGCCTCACCTTCGCCCGCGGGCACTGGCGGCGGCTGGTGCGCTTCAGCGGTGGCGTGCTCGGGGTCGACCTCATGACCTGGCTGGTGAACAACGTCGACAAGCTCATCGTGGGCGCGGTGCTGGGCACGAAGGCGCTGGGGTACTACTACATCGCCTGGCGCATCCTCATGCTCGTCACCGAGGTGATGACGGGGGTGATGTCCGCCGTCGCGCTGCCGGTGTTCTCCCGGATGAGCGACGACCGGGAGCTGACCGTCCGGGCCCTGTTCCGGGCCACCAAGCTCTCCGTCTCGCTCGCCGCGCCGATCTTCATCGCCGTCCTGGTGCTGGCTCCCGACCTCGTCCCGGTGGTCTTCGGGTCCCAGTGGCGCGACGCGGTCCCGCTGACCCAGGTCCTGAGCGTGGTCGGCCTGGTGTACTCCGTCACCTTCTTCGACCGCAGCGTGCTGTACGCCGCGGGACGGCCCGGTCTGGAGCTCATCGTCTCCGCGGCCACCGCGGCGGGGACGGCGGCCGCCGCGTTCGTCGGCTCCCAGTGGAGCCTGATGCTCGTGTGCGTCCTGCTCGCGGTCCGCTCCTACGGCCTGTGGCCGTTGCGCCTGACGTTCCTGCACAAGGTCACCGGGCTGTCCGTCGCGCGGTACCTCCTGCAGTGGGTGCGCCCGGTGCTGGCCACCGCGCCGGCCGCCGGTGCCGGCCTCGCCGTCCGCGCGCTGCTGGACGACACCTACCCGGTGCTCCGGCTGGTCCTGGCCGGGACGGCGATGGGGGCGGTCTTCCTGCTGGCGCTCCTGGTCATCGACCGCCGCTTCGTGCGCGAGACCGCCTCGATGCTCCGTTCGGCCGGACGGCGTCGGGGCGGCGGCGGTGCCCCGGCCCCGGTGACCGCCCCGGCCGGGGCGGAGGGCTGA
- a CDS encoding glycoside hydrolase family 26 protein, producing the protein MRRNGTSRRTRLTSLAAAAAVAGATLVATATVGASSASAYADVQTGVFSTGSRGPVTEWGQWTGKDVAVTTAFLPDATWSDISSWQWGVGLYSGGYHRMAWAVPMLPETSGVSIQQGATGQYNTYFKQLAELLVKNNQGNAILRVGWEFNSDSFQWSAKKDPASWIAYWRQIVTTMRSVPGANFSFNWSPGSGNNMGQFDSATAYPGDAYVDIVGQSLYDHSQSFRPDQYVERWANMYNQAGGLKWLAEFGKAHGKRIAFSEWGLTKSCDGWDSGDDTYFVQKLHDYIANNDVAYESYFNKDVTDCEKHALNTGNFPKAAALYQKLWVGGFAPTATPVTTGTAATSTTLIRVRVDADVNSTKYDLNGANLQGANYIDVNVPKSSTRAVYFYLDKAATGTPSKTESTAPYDFGGTSPISPTALPTDVSTWTPGTHTMTVVVSRYNLPSITQTATFTVGGTTVG; encoded by the coding sequence ATGCGCAGGAACGGCACCTCCCGTCGCACCCGTCTCACCAGCCTCGCCGCCGCCGCCGCCGTCGCGGGCGCCACGCTGGTCGCCACCGCCACGGTCGGCGCCTCGTCCGCCTCGGCCTACGCGGACGTCCAGACCGGCGTGTTCTCCACCGGCTCGCGCGGTCCCGTCACCGAGTGGGGCCAGTGGACCGGCAAGGACGTCGCCGTGACGACCGCCTTCCTGCCCGACGCGACCTGGAGCGACATCTCCTCCTGGCAGTGGGGCGTGGGCCTGTACTCCGGCGGCTACCACCGCATGGCCTGGGCGGTCCCCATGCTGCCCGAGACCTCCGGGGTGTCCATCCAGCAGGGGGCGACCGGGCAGTACAACACCTACTTCAAGCAGCTCGCCGAACTGCTGGTCAAGAACAACCAGGGCAACGCCATCCTGCGGGTCGGCTGGGAGTTCAACTCCGACAGCTTCCAGTGGAGCGCCAAGAAGGACCCCGCCTCCTGGATCGCCTACTGGCGCCAGATCGTCACGACCATGCGCTCGGTCCCCGGCGCGAACTTCTCCTTCAACTGGTCGCCCGGCAGCGGCAACAACATGGGGCAGTTCGACTCCGCCACGGCGTACCCCGGTGACGCCTACGTCGACATCGTCGGCCAGTCCCTCTACGACCACAGCCAGAGCTTCCGCCCCGACCAGTACGTCGAGCGCTGGGCCAACATGTACAACCAGGCCGGCGGGCTGAAGTGGCTGGCGGAGTTCGGCAAGGCGCACGGCAAGCGGATCGCGTTCTCCGAGTGGGGCCTGACCAAGAGCTGCGACGGCTGGGACAGCGGGGACGACACCTACTTCGTCCAGAAGCTGCACGACTACATCGCGAACAACGACGTGGCGTACGAGAGCTACTTCAACAAGGACGTCACCGACTGCGAGAAGCACGCGCTGAACACCGGGAACTTCCCCAAGGCCGCCGCGCTCTACCAGAAGCTGTGGGTCGGCGGTTTCGCCCCCACGGCAACGCCGGTGACCACCGGCACCGCCGCCACGAGCACGACCCTGATCCGGGTGCGGGTCGACGCCGACGTGAACTCCACCAAGTACGACCTGAACGGTGCGAACCTGCAGGGCGCGAACTACATCGACGTCAACGTCCCCAAGAGCTCCACGCGCGCCGTGTACTTCTACCTGGACAAGGCGGCGACCGGGACCCCCAGCAAGACGGAGTCCACGGCGCCCTACGACTTCGGCGGCACGTCCCCGATCTCCCCCACCGCCCTGCCCACCGACGTCAGCACCTGGACGCCCGGCACGCACACGATGACGGTCGTCGTCAGCCGCTACAACCTGCCCTCGATCACCCAGACCGCGACCTTCACCGTCGGCGGCACGACGGTAGGTTGA
- a CDS encoding adenylate kinase, producing the protein MTRLVLLGPPGAGKGTQAALLSERLGVPAISTGDIFRANVAGETELGLTVKRYLDAGEYVPDSVTNAMVRDRLQQPDAAAGFILDGYPRTTEQVRELDGMLAESGAQLDRVLEITADTDELVRRLVARGQAQGRSDDTEDVIRNRQRVYLEQTAPLVQVYSERAVLRSVDGLGEVAEVTERLVQALDAVVDLREIRLDDVRAGDAVAG; encoded by the coding sequence ATGACGCGACTCGTCCTCCTCGGCCCGCCGGGCGCCGGCAAGGGCACCCAGGCGGCGCTGCTGTCCGAGCGGCTGGGCGTGCCCGCCATCTCCACAGGGGACATCTTCCGCGCCAACGTGGCGGGTGAGACCGAGCTCGGTCTCACCGTGAAGCGCTACCTCGACGCGGGGGAGTACGTGCCCGACAGCGTGACCAACGCCATGGTCCGCGACCGGCTGCAGCAGCCCGACGCCGCCGCGGGGTTCATCCTCGACGGCTACCCGCGGACCACCGAGCAGGTCCGTGAGCTCGACGGGATGCTCGCCGAGTCCGGCGCGCAGCTCGACCGGGTCCTGGAGATCACGGCCGACACCGACGAGCTGGTGCGCCGCCTCGTGGCGCGCGGGCAGGCCCAGGGACGGTCCGACGACACCGAGGACGTCATCCGCAACCGGCAGCGCGTGTACCTCGAACAGACCGCTCCGCTGGTGCAGGTCTACTCCGAACGGGCGGTCTTGCGCTCGGTCGACGGCCTCGGCGAGGTGGCGGAGGTGACCGAGCGCCTCGTGCAGGCGCTGGACGCCGTCGTGGACCTGCGCGAGATCCGGCTCGACGACGTCCGGGCCGGGGACGCCGTCGCCGGCTGA